A window from Cryobacterium sp. PAMC25264 encodes these proteins:
- a CDS encoding ribonuclease HII — MAVVEPTLDVELAMLAAGATCVIGCDEVGRGALAGPVAVGVAVVTADVGAFPVGLRDSKLLSESRRELLAPLAAAWVRHSAVGLASAQEVDTHGIIAALGLAGKRALAQLHAAEVDILGGVVLLDGNDDWLNKALATPLSVVTRIKADQDCASVSAASVIAKVHRDRLMIAADLGTPGYGWSGNKGYGSAEHMAALGTLGASEHHRLSWLKIAG; from the coding sequence ATGGCCGTTGTCGAGCCCACCCTGGACGTGGAGCTGGCCATGCTGGCCGCCGGAGCCACCTGTGTGATCGGGTGTGACGAGGTCGGCCGGGGCGCCCTCGCCGGGCCCGTGGCCGTCGGCGTGGCCGTCGTCACGGCCGATGTGGGCGCCTTTCCCGTGGGGCTGCGGGACTCCAAACTGCTCAGCGAATCCCGCCGGGAGCTGCTCGCCCCGCTGGCCGCGGCCTGGGTGCGGCACAGCGCCGTCGGGCTCGCCTCGGCTCAGGAAGTCGACACCCACGGCATCATCGCCGCTCTCGGGCTGGCGGGTAAGCGCGCCCTGGCCCAGCTGCACGCCGCCGAAGTGGACATCCTCGGCGGGGTGGTCCTGCTGGACGGCAACGACGACTGGTTGAACAAGGCCCTCGCCACACCGCTGTCGGTCGTGACCCGCATCAAGGCCGACCAGGATTGCGCGTCCGTGTCGGCGGCATCCGTGATCGCCAAGGTGCACCGCGACAGGCTCATGATTGCGGCCGACCTCGGCACCCCCGGCTACGGCTGGTCGGGAAACAAGGGTTACGGCAGCGCCGAGCACATGGCCGCA
- the lepB gene encoding signal peptidase I, with protein MTDNTLPSRSHRLEPDSSRKKRGIAIFLRDLLIIFVVALLISFLIKTFLVRSFYIPSGSMESTLLVNDRIIVNQLEPDLIPVSRGDVVVFRDPGGWLPPQAPIEQNPIVAALDWTLAVVGLSAPDSNDHLIKRVIGLPGDHVVCCNTLGQMSVNDVPLNEPYALLPVGQTSVSKDAFDVVVPKNSLWVMGDNRYDSLDSRYHPTAPGKGFVPLDNVVGRALVISWPLNRWSWLDDYPEVFRGVEDAEE; from the coding sequence ATGACAGACAACACTCTGCCCTCGCGATCGCATCGCCTGGAACCAGATTCGTCGCGCAAGAAGCGCGGCATCGCGATCTTCCTTCGCGACCTCTTGATCATCTTCGTGGTGGCCTTGCTCATCTCGTTCCTGATCAAGACCTTTCTCGTGCGCTCGTTCTACATCCCCTCAGGGTCGATGGAGAGCACGCTGCTGGTCAACGACCGCATCATCGTGAACCAGCTCGAACCCGATCTCATCCCGGTCTCCCGCGGTGACGTAGTGGTCTTCAGAGACCCGGGCGGATGGCTGCCGCCCCAGGCGCCCATCGAGCAGAATCCCATCGTCGCGGCCCTCGATTGGACCCTGGCGGTTGTCGGCCTGTCCGCACCCGACAGCAACGATCATCTGATCAAGAGAGTCATCGGCCTACCTGGCGACCACGTGGTCTGCTGTAACACCCTGGGGCAGATGAGCGTCAACGACGTCCCCCTGAACGAACCGTATGCCTTGCTTCCGGTCGGCCAGACGAGCGTGTCCAAGGACGCCTTCGACGTCGTCGTACCCAAGAACTCGCTCTGGGTGATGGGCGACAACCGCTACGACTCGCTCGACTCGCGGTATCACCCCACCGCCCCCGGCAAGGGTTTCGTGCCGCTGGACAACGTCGTGGGCCGCGCCCTGGTGATCAGCTGGCCGCTGAACCGGTGGAGCTGGCTGGACGACTACCCCGAGGTCTTCCGCGGGGTCGAGGACGCCGAAGAGTGA